Proteins encoded within one genomic window of Spiroplasma endosymbiont of Agriotes lineatus:
- the rpsO gene encoding 30S ribosomal protein S15, giving the protein MAIISEDKKQIIAKFGRKEKDTGSAEVQIALLTADITNLTAHLKVHRKDVVTERSLVKKVSQRRNMLDYLRDHDINRYRKVIEQLKLRK; this is encoded by the coding sequence ATGGCAATTATATCTGAGGATAAAAAACAAATTATTGCTAAATTTGGTAGAAAAGAGAAAGATACGGGTTCGGCAGAAGTACAAATAGCACTTTTAACAGCCGATATTACTAATTTAACGGCACATTTAAAAGTACATCGTAAGGATGTTGTTACTGAACGAAGTTTAGTAAAAAAAGTATCACAAAGACGAAATATGTTAGATTACTTAAGAGATCACGATATTAATCGTTATCGTAAAGTAATTGAACAATTAAAGCTAAGAAAATAA
- a CDS encoding PQQ-binding-like beta-propeller repeat protein, with protein sequence MKKFLEILGIITIAGSGISGIVANSPYQKQKTNLESINYKRQKRSNNENNRINRTKIVIRTNCAIFFNEINLNNKLYFSSRGGNIYEYDPATGKQKIVIRTNNQIWYSGVVLNNKLYFVSDDNNVYEYDPVTNQQKIVIRTNDKVWSSGMVFNNKLYFGSDDNNVYEYDPATGKQKIVIRTNDKVWSSGVVFNNKIYFGSLDNNVYEYDPVTNQQKIVIRTNDKVWSSGIVFNNKLYFGSWDHNVYEYSEYYLNSNLGKINDNSDKAILNELNYLNPDLDISQLEIINKTNNSAIVKIKDNLNNDNNIKIHYSIDNQQNKIINLNKLIKKVIFFKFRDEKQNLIFKEIKNINIDNLMFSTIEVTSASDSLKSIDEKAVCFEPVNFPNISSNIQKIKIPSCSYEAKAKYLFQITTGLNINNSKNITNGWNLNIDDEMILTDFTIWNKKTSEIKNTLSKDFDLSNINKQEQELILNRDLLHSPEQELSVDPKQRLIAQYVIRLLSIKTNLYLKQKINGTITAKIIDDNNKEQTITLSITEAM encoded by the coding sequence ATGAAAAAATTCCTAGAAATTTTAGGAATAATAACAATAGCCGGAAGCGGAATTTCTGGCATTGTTGCCAATAGTCCTTATCAAAAACAAAAAACTAATTTAGAAAGCATAAATTATAAAAGACAAAAACGAAGTAATAACGAAAATAATAGAATAAATAGAACAAAAATTGTTATTAGAACAAATTGTGCAATTTTTTTTAATGAGATTAATTTAAATAATAAATTATATTTTAGTTCGAGAGGTGGCAATATTTATGAGTATGATCCGGCAACAGGAAAACAAAAAATTGTTATTAGAACAAATAATCAAATTTGATATTCTGGCGTGGTTTTAAATAATAAATTATATTTTGTTTCAGATGATAATAATGTGTATGAGTATGATCCAGTAACAAATCAACAAAAAATTGTTATTAGAACCAATGATAAAGTTTGATCTTCTGGTATGGTTTTCAATAATAAATTATATTTTGGTTCAGATGATAATAATGTGTATGAGTATGATCCGGCAACAGGAAAACAAAAAATTGTTATTAGAACCAATGATAAAGTTTGATCTTCTGGTGTGGTTTTCAATAATAAAATATATTTTGGTTCATTAGATAATAATGTTTATGAGTATGATCCAGTAACAAATCAACAAAAAATTGTTATTAGAACCAATGATAAAGTTTGATCTTCTGGTATTGTTTTCAATAATAAATTATATTTTGGTTCATGAGATCATAATGTGTATGAATATAGTGAATATTATTTAAATTCAAATTTAGGAAAAATTAATGATAATTCTGATAAGGCAATATTAAATGAATTAAATTATTTAAATCCTGATTTAGATATATCACAATTAGAAATTATTAACAAAACAAATAATTCAGCGATAGTAAAAATAAAAGATAATTTAAATAATGATAATAATATAAAAATACATTATTCGATTGATAATCAACAAAATAAAATTATTAATTTAAATAAGTTGATTAAAAAAGTAATATTTTTTAAGTTTCGAGATGAAAAACAAAATTTAATTTTTAAAGAAATAAAAAATATTAATATTGATAACTTAATGTTTTCTACGATTGAAGTAACCAGTGCTTCAGATTCGTTAAAATCAATTGATGAAAAAGCTGTTTGTTTTGAACCAGTTAATTTTCCTAATATCTCTTCAAATATACAAAAAATTAAAATACCATCATGTAGTTATGAAGCTAAGGCAAAATATTTATTTCAAATTACCACAGGATTAAACATAAATAACTCCAAAAATATAACTAATGGATGAAATTTAAATATTGATGATGAAATGATATTAACCGATTTTACAATTTGAAATAAAAAAACTTCTGAAATTAAAAATACATTATCAAAGGATTTTGATTTGTCAAACATAAATAAACAAGAACAAGAATTAATTTTAAATCGTGATTTGTTGCATTCACCAGAACAAGAATTATCTGTGGACCCAAAACAACGTCTTATAGCCCAATATGTAATCAGATTACTTTCAATTAAAACTAATTTATATTTAAAACAAAAAATTAACGGAACAATTACTGCTAAAATAATTGATGATAATAATAAAGAACAAACAATCACCTTATCAATTACAGAAGCAATGTAA
- a CDS encoding transposase family protein, which yields MSIKKSKNNSLNPYKKEYNGFLSKVRIAIEHVFARLKRFKILVAIRLEGLDYNLN from the coding sequence TTGTCAATTAAAAAGAGTAAAAATAATTCTTTAAATCCATATAAAAAGGAATATAATGGTTTTTTAAGTAAAGTTAGAATTGCCATTGAGCACGTTTTTGCTAGATTAAAAAGATTTAAAATACTAGTCGCAATAAGATTAGAAGGTTTGGATTACAATTTAAATTAA